The following is a genomic window from Chryseobacterium ginsenosidimutans.
TATAAAGAAATTACAGGAAAAAATAAACCTTATGAAGCTTGGAAATATCTTATTTTTCACCTTCCTTATGCTTTTCACGGGAAAAGAGTTTTTACTGAAATTTACAGCTTAGAAAACGAACTTTCTTACGGAACTCAAGAAGAACAAAAAGCAGTGGCAAAATCTGAAGATTATATTCAATTTATAAATGATAAAATTGAAAAATCACAAAGAGCATCTTCCGAAATCGGAAATATGTACACGGCTTCTATTTTTATGGCTTTACTTTCTGCATTGCAGACTTCTTTTAATGAAAATGAAGAATTAGCAGGACAGGAAATTGGATTTTTAGGCTACGGAAGCGGTTCAAAATCAAAAGTTTTTGCCGGAAAAGTTTCAGAAAACTGGAAAACTGTTGCAAAAAAATGGAACTTATTTGAAGACTTAAAAAACCGAACGGCAATTGATTTTGATACCTATGAAAAACTTCACAGAAAACAATTGGAAAATTCTGTTAATAACAATTATAAAGGTTTCGGATTGAAATCTGTGGAATTGGAAAACCCTGTTTTGAAAGGAGCAAGATATTACCATTATCAAGGATAATTAAATCAATAGTAAATTTTTTTAAACATCTCAATTTTGGGGTGTTTTTTTATTCTGAAAAAAGAACTTTATCCTGATAACTTTTTGGAGTAACTCCGACTAATTGTTTAAAAACTCTCGTAAAATAATTAGTATCGGAAAAGCCTGTCTGATAAGCCGTTTCTTTAATACTGTTCTGGCTTGCCAGAAGCTCTTTTGCTTTATTAATTCTCTCCTGCAGAATAAACTCATTCGGTGAAGTTCCCAGTTCATCTTTAAACATCTTGAAGAAATTTGATTTACTTACATAAGCAAGCTTTGCAATATTGTCAATTGATAATTTCTGATGAATATTTTTTCTGATATAATCTACCACAAAACCGATTCTTGATTTATTTTTAGCAATATTTTTCTCCATCATACCTCTTGCCTGTGTCTGCATCAACCGTATTAAAAGCTCTTTTAATGCAAAATCTGCCATGATATCTTTCTGCGAATTATCATCCATTGCGATTCTCATGATATTGTTGGTGGCAGAAGCTAGGGATTCGTTGTTAAAAAGAAAAAATTCATCCAGCTCAATATTCCAATGTGAGGTTTCATCAGCTTTCGGAAGATGATAGTTTAAATGGTTCAAAGAGTTTTCTATAAATTCAGGATTCAGGCTTAGAGAAATGCATTGTGAAGGTGTTTCATCGGCTTCAGGAAAATCAATAACCATCGTTTCTCCTGGTGAAACCAAAACACTCTCTCCCGGAAAATAATCAAAATAGTTTGTCTTATTATCCAGTTTCATATGTTTTTTACCGCGAAGCATTGCAGTAAACGCAATGGTTTCAAAATGCAGTTTTACATCGAAAGCGGCTCTGTGAGTTTCATAAATACTAAATTCACAATTGTTTAGATTGAATTTTGTCTGATTTTCGATGAGGTTCACAAGCTGGCTTTCCTTCTTTAATTCAGGGGTATTTAATAAAAATTTATGATCATTCATTTCTAAACATTTTTTATTGCCTGTTTACTCAAATATAGAGAATTATCAACTTACACAACTGTTAATGAAATGATAAAATTATCAGTCTGCACGATTTTGATGTTTTTTTATACGATTGTGCTATACGAATGCTATAAGTAAGTGTAATTTGGTAATAGATAAAAATTAAAATTATAATAAAATGAGCACTTCAACACAACAGCAATCAGAGACATTATTACAGTGGCCTGAATTTAAAAACAAATATGATAATTATATTGACGGAAAGTTTATGCCACCTGTAAACGGACAGTATTTTGATGTGGTTTCTCCGGTTGACGGTAAAAAGTTTACGCAGGCAGCACATTCCTCAAAAGAAGATCTGGAATTGGCTGTTAATGCAGCAGAAAAAGCGTTTCAAACCTGGAAAGACACTTCATCTACGGAAAGAAGTATTATTTTAAACAAAATGGCCGACAGAATCGAGCAAAATTTAGAATATATTGCCACGGTTGAAACCATTGATAATGGTAAAGCAGTGAGAGAAACGTTAGCGGCAGATATTCCTTTGGCAATAGATCATTTCAGATATTTTGCCTCAGTAATCAGAGCGGATGAGGGCTCTCATAATGAGTTAGATAAAGATACAGTTTCATTAATCGTTCACGAACCGCTTGGGGTAATCGCCCAAATTATCCCTTGGAATTTTCCAATATTAATGGCAGTCTGGAAATTAGCACCGGCTTTGGCGGCAGGTAACTGTGTCGTTTTAAAACCTGCAGAAAGCACACCGATTTCCATCATGGTTTTAATGGAGCTAATCGGAGATTTACTTCCGAATGGAGTGGTAAATATTGTCAACGGTTTCGGAGCAGAATTAGGAAGAGCATTGGTTACCAATCCAAAAGTGAACAAAGCGGCATTTACCGGTTCTACGGCGACGGGTCGTTTGGTAATGCAGTATGCGACAGAAAATATCATTCCTGTAACATTGGAATTGGGTGGGAAATCACCAAATGTTTTCTTCAGTTCGGTAATGGATGCGGACGACGAATTTTTAGATAAAGCTATCGAAGGAGTAGTTCTTTTTGCTCTAAATCAGGGGGAAATCTGTACCTGTCCGTCAAGATTATTGGTGCAGGAAGATATTGCAGATGCGTTTATCGCTAAAGTAATCGAAAGAGTAAAA
Proteins encoded in this region:
- a CDS encoding AraC family transcriptional regulator translates to MNDHKFLLNTPELKKESQLVNLIENQTKFNLNNCEFSIYETHRAAFDVKLHFETIAFTAMLRGKKHMKLDNKTNYFDYFPGESVLVSPGETMVIDFPEADETPSQCISLSLNPEFIENSLNHLNYHLPKADETSHWNIELDEFFLFNNESLASATNNIMRIAMDDNSQKDIMADFALKELLIRLMQTQARGMMEKNIAKNKSRIGFVVDYIRKNIHQKLSIDNIAKLAYVSKSNFFKMFKDELGTSPNEFILQERINKAKELLASQNSIKETAYQTGFSDTNYFTRVFKQLVGVTPKSYQDKVLFSE
- a CDS encoding aldehyde dehydrogenase family protein; this translates as MSTSTQQQSETLLQWPEFKNKYDNYIDGKFMPPVNGQYFDVVSPVDGKKFTQAAHSSKEDLELAVNAAEKAFQTWKDTSSTERSIILNKMADRIEQNLEYIATVETIDNGKAVRETLAADIPLAIDHFRYFASVIRADEGSHNELDKDTVSLIVHEPLGVIAQIIPWNFPILMAVWKLAPALAAGNCVVLKPAESTPISIMVLMELIGDLLPNGVVNIVNGFGAELGRALVTNPKVNKAAFTGSTATGRLVMQYATENIIPVTLELGGKSPNVFFSSVMDADDEFLDKAIEGVVLFALNQGEICTCPSRLLVQEDIADAFIAKVIERVKAIKVGNPLDKTVMMGAQASQIQKDKILSYIKLGKEEGAEVLVGGDVNNVGEGLENGYYIQPTIFKGNNRMRIFQEEIFGPVLAFTTFKDEEEGIKIANDTIYGLGAGVWTRDAHQLYNVPRRIQAGRVWVNQYHSYPAGAPFGGYKQSGIGRENHKMMLDHYRQTKNMLISYNKNKLGFF